The Salmo trutta chromosome 6, fSalTru1.1, whole genome shotgun sequence genome has a window encoding:
- the LOC115196337 gene encoding keratin, type I cytoskeletal 18 isoform X1: MSKNRALSMFGGAGGRGSKVSVASLEGLRNAMRSDPENSKEVSPAPGPAPDDKKTMKGLNDRLSGYLGRVRNLEEANKDLEDQIQDILGKRGDPNGRDWDVVEKPLNDLRKKLRDMTMDNACLLLQIDNTKLANDDFKNKLDNEKQARKTVERDLIGLKKMIDDNNLNRMQLESQIESVKEELAFLKRDHKADVDELRKKIKDSNVLVEFDSQDNNLSDTLNKIRSQYEKLAKKNLKDTDDWYQSKFDSIKVEVVQNTEALHSGKNELKDLRRQRHLLEIDIQSITSMVYSHEESLKDTDGRYNREMTRLNKILVQLEGELVQVRTQVERHVDDYQELLHVKMKLEAEIENYRSLMHDIAPDDSVDFSLEQAVNCEPPQPPKKALMKDEVDGKEVPKKTEAPATQKSLPPIQEAPTKKTEAPATQESLPTKAEAPTKAAKAETPTTEAVTS; the protein is encoded by the exons ATGTCTAAAAACAGAGCCCTTAGCATGTTCGGTGGGGCCGGGGGAAGAGGCTCCAAGGTGTCCGTGGCCAGTCTGGAGGGGCTACGGAACGCGATGCGTTCTGACCCGGAGAATTCAAAGGAGGTCTCTCCTGCCCCCGGGCCCGCCCCGGATGATAAGAAGACCATGAAGGGTCTCAACGACCGTCTGTCCGGCTACCTGGGCAGGGTGAGGAACCTGGAGGAAGCCAACAAAGATCTGGAGGACCAGATTCAGGACATCTTGGGCAAGAGAGGAGACCCCAACGGCCGCGACTGGGATGTGGTTGAGAAACCGTTGAATGACCTCAGGAAGAAG CTCCGTGATATGACCATGGATAATGCATGTTTGTTACTGCAAATTGACAACACCAAACTGGCCAATGATGACTTCAAAAACAA gCTGGACAACGAGAAGCAGGCCAGGAAGACTGTAGAGCGGGACTTGATTGGTCTGAAGAAGATGATTGACGACAACAACCTGAACCGCATGCAGCTGGAGAGTCAGAtcgagtctgtgaaggaagagcTCGCCTTCCTCAAGAGGGACCATAAGGCT GATGTTGATGAGCTGCGTAAGAAGATCAAGGACTCCAACGTCCTCGTGGAGTTCGACtcccaggacaataacctgagtGATACACTCAACAAGATCCGCTCCCAGTATGAGAAACTGGCCAAGAAGAACCTCAAGGATACCGACGACTGGTACCAGAGCAAG tttGACAGCATCAAGGTAGAGGTGGTTCAGAATACTGAGGCTCTGCATTCAGGCAAGAATGAGCTCAAAGACCTGCGCAGACAGAGACACCTCCTGGAGATAGACATACAGTCTATAACGAGCATG GTCTACTCCCACGAGGAATCTCTGAAGGACACGGATGGGCGGTACAACCGTGAGATGACCCGCCTCAATAAGATCCTGGTGCAGTTGGAGGGAGAGCTGGTCCAGGTGAGGACGCAGGTGGAGAGGCATGTGGATGACTACCAGGAGCTGCTCCATGTCAAGATGAAGCTGGAGGCCGAGATCGAGAACTACCGCAGCCTAATGCACGACATCGCCCCCGACGACAG CGTGGACTTTTCTTTAGAGCAGGCAGTGAATTGTG AGCCGCCCCAGCCACCTAAGAAAGCCTTGATGAAGGATGAGGTTGATGGAAAGGAGGTCCCCAAAAAGACAGAAGCCCCGGCAACTCAGAAAAGTCTCCCTCCAATCCAAGAGGCCCCCACAAAGAAGACAGAAGCCCCTGCAACTCAAGAGAGCCTCCCTACAAAGGCAGAGGCCCCTACAAAGGCAGCTAAGGCTGAGACACCAACAACCGAAGCAGTTACCAGCTGA
- the LOC115196337 gene encoding keratin, type I cytoskeletal 18 isoform X2 encodes MSKNRALSMFGGAGGRGSKVSVASLEGLRNAMRSDPENSKEVSPAPGPAPDDKKTMKGLNDRLSGYLGRVRNLEEANKDLEDQIQDILGKRGDPNGRDWDVVEKPLNDLRKKLRDMTMDNACLLLQIDNTKLANDDFKNKLDNEKQARKTVERDLIGLKKMIDDNNLNRMQLESQIESVKEELAFLKRDHKADVDELRKKIKDSNVLVEFDSQDNNLSDTLNKIRSQYEKLAKKNLKDTDDWYQSKFDSIKVEVVQNTEALHSGKNELKDLRRQRHLLEIDIQSITSMVYSHEESLKDTDGRYNREMTRLNKILVQLEGELVQVRTQVERHVDDYQELLHVKMKLEAEIENYRSLMHDIAPDDRAAPAT; translated from the exons ATGTCTAAAAACAGAGCCCTTAGCATGTTCGGTGGGGCCGGGGGAAGAGGCTCCAAGGTGTCCGTGGCCAGTCTGGAGGGGCTACGGAACGCGATGCGTTCTGACCCGGAGAATTCAAAGGAGGTCTCTCCTGCCCCCGGGCCCGCCCCGGATGATAAGAAGACCATGAAGGGTCTCAACGACCGTCTGTCCGGCTACCTGGGCAGGGTGAGGAACCTGGAGGAAGCCAACAAAGATCTGGAGGACCAGATTCAGGACATCTTGGGCAAGAGAGGAGACCCCAACGGCCGCGACTGGGATGTGGTTGAGAAACCGTTGAATGACCTCAGGAAGAAG CTCCGTGATATGACCATGGATAATGCATGTTTGTTACTGCAAATTGACAACACCAAACTGGCCAATGATGACTTCAAAAACAA gCTGGACAACGAGAAGCAGGCCAGGAAGACTGTAGAGCGGGACTTGATTGGTCTGAAGAAGATGATTGACGACAACAACCTGAACCGCATGCAGCTGGAGAGTCAGAtcgagtctgtgaaggaagagcTCGCCTTCCTCAAGAGGGACCATAAGGCT GATGTTGATGAGCTGCGTAAGAAGATCAAGGACTCCAACGTCCTCGTGGAGTTCGACtcccaggacaataacctgagtGATACACTCAACAAGATCCGCTCCCAGTATGAGAAACTGGCCAAGAAGAACCTCAAGGATACCGACGACTGGTACCAGAGCAAG tttGACAGCATCAAGGTAGAGGTGGTTCAGAATACTGAGGCTCTGCATTCAGGCAAGAATGAGCTCAAAGACCTGCGCAGACAGAGACACCTCCTGGAGATAGACATACAGTCTATAACGAGCATG GTCTACTCCCACGAGGAATCTCTGAAGGACACGGATGGGCGGTACAACCGTGAGATGACCCGCCTCAATAAGATCCTGGTGCAGTTGGAGGGAGAGCTGGTCCAGGTGAGGACGCAGGTGGAGAGGCATGTGGATGACTACCAGGAGCTGCTCCATGTCAAGATGAAGCTGGAGGCCGAGATCGAGAACTACCGCAGCCTAATGCACGACATCGCCCCCGACGACAG AGCCGCCCCAGCCACCTAA